In a single window of the Nicotiana tomentosiformis chromosome 10, ASM39032v3, whole genome shotgun sequence genome:
- the LOC104092103 gene encoding uncharacterized protein isoform X1 gives MTTMALGNVCSLQIKTCGLFGICINHLCTLPIQNKSLDVKPLVIQATAKANSRTESAKLRNRRIRKKFNGTPEKPRLSVFCSEKQLYATLVDDQNKKSLFYGSTLQKSIRGDPPCSTVEAAERVGEKLVQTCVDLNINEISSYDCNGFARGERMQAFEIAISCHGFLPR, from the exons ATGACAACTATGGCTCTGGGTAATGTGTGTTCGCTACAAATAAAGACTTGTGGGCTCTTTGGAATTTGTATTAATCACTTATGTACCCTTCCTATCCAAAATAAAA GCTTAGACGTTAAGCCATTGGTTATTCAAGCCACGGCTAAAGCTAATTCTCGGACTGAGAGCGCTAAACTTCGAAATAGGCGAATTAGAAAAAAG TTTAATGGAACTCCTGAAAAACCAAGACTTTCAGTCTTCTGCTCAGAAAAACAGTTGTATGCTACATTGGTAGATGACCAAAATAAGAAGTCTTTGTTTTATGGGAGCACTTTGCAAAAATCAATCCGGGGTGATCCACCATGCAGCACTGTA GAAGCAGCGGAACGTGTTGGTGAGAAACTTGTGCAGACTTGTGTTGATCTCAACATCAATGAGATTTCATCTTATGATTGCAATGGTTTTGCTCGAGGAGAAAGAATGCAAGCCTTTGAGATTGCCATTTCGTGCCATGGTTTTCTGCCCAGATAG
- the LOC104092103 gene encoding uncharacterized protein isoform X2 yields MTTMALGNVCSLQIKTCGLFGICINHLCTLPIQNKSLDVKPLVIQATAKANSRTESAKLRNRRIRKKFNGTPEKPRLSVFCSEKQLYATLVDDQNKKSLFYGSTLQKSIRGDPPCSTVVRSSGTCW; encoded by the exons ATGACAACTATGGCTCTGGGTAATGTGTGTTCGCTACAAATAAAGACTTGTGGGCTCTTTGGAATTTGTATTAATCACTTATGTACCCTTCCTATCCAAAATAAAA GCTTAGACGTTAAGCCATTGGTTATTCAAGCCACGGCTAAAGCTAATTCTCGGACTGAGAGCGCTAAACTTCGAAATAGGCGAATTAGAAAAAAG TTTAATGGAACTCCTGAAAAACCAAGACTTTCAGTCTTCTGCTCAGAAAAACAGTTGTATGCTACATTGGTAGATGACCAAAATAAGAAGTCTTTGTTTTATGGGAGCACTTTGCAAAAATCAATCCGGGGTGATCCACCATGCAGCACTGTAGTGA GAAGCAGCGGAACGTGTTGGTGA